Below is a window of Pyrobaculum aerophilum str. IM2 DNA.
CTTCTGAAGCGGGCACTCCCTCTCTCGCAGCCTTTTCAGCCGCCTTCACGGCCTCGTACACGGCGTAAACGGCGTCTTTAAGAACGGGGCTTACTCCCAGGGTTCTCGTCATGTCTGAACAGTAAACTCCTTTCTTAGCGCCGATATCAATAACTATAGAATCGCCGGGAGATATCTTCCTGTCGCCAAACCGATAGTGTGGATACGCCCCGTTTGGCCCCGACGCCACTATTGGATCAAAGGCAATGCCATCAGCCCCCTCTTCTAAAAACCACTTAAGTATAAGCGCTGCCACGTCCCGTTCCCTAAGCCCGGCAAGTTTTATATGCGTAAGCCTCTCGTAAGTCCTCTCGGTGATTTTAAGAGCCTCCTTAATAACTCCCAGCTCCCGCTCGTCTTTCACCGCTCTCAACTCCATAATCTCCGCCGATATGTCAACGCCCAGCTCTCTGCTGTCTGAGGCGACCCGCCCATCTAACTTCTTCGCCAAGTCTATAAAACTCGGCGCTATAACTAACTCCTCGCCGGGTCTCCTAGGCGGCACTTCCACTGCGGAAATAGCAACAATTTTGTCCACTACCGCTACACTTCTAGCCCGGGCGTAGTCCAGCCGGGAGACGTACAGCGTCGCCTGCCCTGTCTTCAGCTCAATTACAAGCCCCACGGCGTCAGGCATCCCCACGGCATATGCCAAATTTGGCCCCCGCGTCAACACTAGGTAATCGTATTCCGAAAAAGCCCTCACCAACTTTTCCAAGTTCATAAATTGTTGAAGTTACAACTTTTTAAACACCTTCGCCTAGGCGCGCTAACGGCACGGGCTTGTCATACTTCCTAACCAAGCTAAAGAAAATAACAGAGACTGTGTCGCCGTCTCTTACCTCTCCATAAATCTCTTTCAACTCGCTCACCAGCTCTTCCCTCGATCCAAACCCCTCGGCCTCAATTACGTCTTGGCCCACTTTCTCCAGCCTCGTATAATATACTTTAGTAATAATCGCCTCGCCGTATATGTGATCGCAACAAACAATGTAAACTAGGCTGAAACGGGGACGCACTATTCCGTACCTAACGGTAACACGTTTTTTGCCATCGAGAATGCCCTCTAAGTATTTCCTCTTAAACCTCAGATAAGGCCCGAGCTCGACGTATCTACCCACGTTTAGGGAGCAAACCTTTAAAATTTTTACTTAACGGTGGGGGAGTGTGTGAAGTGTCTACTAGCGGAGACGCTGTGATTTTTACCGGGCCAGAGCTGGAGAGGACAATGGCATATCTCATTGCTAAACCCTTAACGGAGAGAATTGAAATAGAGGGGGAGGCCTTGCGCATTACGCCTGCGTTGCCTGAAGTCGTGGGCTCTCTGCAAGCGTTGTGTAAGTCGGACGTATCCGCTTTACTTCTCGACATCAAAGAGTCGCTTCTTCACCTCGGATGGCTAGTAGAAGGGCGAAAGGACGTAGTGAGGATTAGGAAGAGCAGGCGGGCAGGTACATCCGGGTTCACGTCAGTAGAATACGAAAAATCCTCCAGGCGCATGACCGTCGTGACAACTCAGAAGTGTCTGGCTAATTCCCTAAGGCGTCTGGGCTTTGAAGTCGTAGAGACCAAGTATTTGGTAGAAGCCGCCAAACAAATCTCAACGCTTGTAGAGGCAATAGAGCTAGAGGAGGCCATCTCACAAGAGGTATGTTAGAGGCCGTGCTGTTTTTCCTCCAAGTGTCAGCCCTCGCGTTAGCCGCATATGCGGGGAGGGCTAGGTTAAAGAGGCTGCTGAACGAGGCGCAAAACGGGAATTCGCCCGCGGTAGAGGAGGTAGGAGACGACTTGCCCGAGGTGGATAAGTCAATTTTAAAACTCCTCGCAGAGAGACAAGGCGTCGTCTATCAAAGCGAGATAACAAAAGAGCTGGGGCTCCCCAAAAGCACAGTACACAAAGCCCTTAGAAGGCTAAGCGAGGGGGGATACGTCGAGATTCAGAAACGGGGGAGGTTTAATGTCGTAATTCTAAAAAGGCCTATTTCAGAGGCCTCAAGAGCTTAACCTCTCCATATTCACGGAGGAGGTCTATCACTAATGGAATTGGATCGTCGTTTAAGCTAGCGTATCCGGCTAGCTTCACTGCATCCTCTGAGACGCGTATGAACCCTCCACCTGTCCTAATCGTAACCTCTTTAGGGCCAAAAATGACCTTAAACATTTTTCTAGCCTCGGCGAGGCGTTTGGCGACTTCCGCCGCAAGCTCTAACTGCTCCTCTGTGGGCCCCCCTCTGGGCCTTCTCTTCTTTAACTCGCTGAGCTCTTCCTTAGCAAATTCGCCCTTGACAATTCCTTTTACTTTTTCTACCACGGCCATGTCCCCCTCGTAGCCAATTACTTCTAGGTTTTCTCCGTTCCTAATTCTCGATATAACTTCATCGATAGGCGCTTTGCTCACGGCTGGGAGATAATTCTTAAATAAATACGTTAGCCAGGACGTGGACAGCGAATATTTGAGTTATCTCTTGAAATGCCCATCCTGCGGGAGGACTATGGATGTGGCTAATCAATTTCTCAGAATTGATCAATCAAGCGGGCGCAAGACCTTAGAGAGGACGTTGTACTGTAAGCAGTGCAATATAAAAATAAGGCAATACGTCCAACTCCATGAGTAGGGCAGTTCTGTACAAGCGGTCGGAGGAGTTAAAACAACGCTTCTCTCTCTACGGGCTACTCGCCTCTGTTTTCCACCTCGTGACAATGTTAGTGGGAGGCGTGGCGTATGCGTCGAGCAACCTCCCCGTGTATCTAAGCCTAAACGCCGCCGCGGCCAGCGGCTACGGCATAGCCGTCTTCGCCCAGAGCCTCCTCGTGTTACTATCTCTAATTATACTGGCTGTATCCGCCCTCCTCGTCTTCCTCTCCCGCGCGACGACAGCCAGGGGGGAGTTCTCCTCTTCTAACAAGCTTTTGTTTTCGGCGGTCATTACAAGCGGCTTGGCCTTCGTCTTCGCCCTATTCGCTCTGATCCCGCCTGCGTCGCAAATTATAAATGCAGTATATTACATCTTTGTTGCTATGCAAGTAGCGTGCATAGCGCTTATTTCCTTCGCCTTAGTGCTTTTGAAATCTGTAATGGCGTATTACACGCCGAGGCGGAAATAACGGGTAGGATCTCCCGTCTTTTCAATCATAGAGAGGCTCACTACGGCGTTGAGCAAATTGTTCAGCGGCGCCTCCAATCCGGAGCAGTTGAAAACTGCGCAGAATTCTTTAAGCGG
It encodes the following:
- a CDS encoding ASCH domain-containing protein; amino-acid sequence: MGRYVELGPYLRFKRKYLEGILDGKKRVTVRYGIVRPRFSLVYIVCCDHIYGEAIITKVYYTRLEKVGQDVIEAEGFGSREELVSELKEIYGEVRDGDTVSVIFFSLVRKYDKPVPLARLGEGV
- a CDS encoding helix-turn-helix transcriptional regulator → MLEAVLFFLQVSALALAAYAGRARLKRLLNEAQNGNSPAVEEVGDDLPEVDKSILKLLAERQGVVYQSEITKELGLPKSTVHKALRRLSEGGYVEIQKRGRFNVVILKRPISEASRA
- a CDS encoding aminopeptidase P family protein translates to MNLEKLVRAFSEYDYLVLTRGPNLAYAVGMPDAVGLVIELKTGQATLYVSRLDYARARSVAVVDKIVAISAVEVPPRRPGEELVIAPSFIDLAKKLDGRVASDSRELGVDISAEIMELRAVKDERELGVIKEALKITERTYERLTHIKLAGLRERDVAALILKWFLEEGADGIAFDPIVASGPNGAYPHYRFGDRKISPGDSIVIDIGAKKGVYCSDMTRTLGVSPVLKDAVYAVYEAVKAAEKAAREGVPASEVDKAARDVLAEYGFAQYFIHSTGHGVGVEVHEMPRVSPSSKDVLKRGHVITIEPGVYIEGVGGVRIENMVYIDGGAVVLNSTPSIL